One Tessaracoccus lacteus DNA window includes the following coding sequences:
- a CDS encoding GNAT family N-acetyltransferase — MTARLRTLGAADRDEAMEYLAASPVENLFLMSKLNMFGIDRRRLGILCAWQRDDQISSLLLDGGTACVAGFDPEALPAFVTELGPVRRCSSIVGPAISVLGLYVGLSGRWPGGWGTVSNIRRRQPLMLLDHVSDVIPDPRVRLLGTGDFESYLEASVHMYTEEIGSSPYKFGPGYERFVMDRLQRGDAYGIVENGRVIFKADLGPQYGTQAQLQGVWIAPDLRGTGLSVPALSGMLGLAMRRYPSISLYVNDFNTPALRAYERLGFVEVSAFATVHY, encoded by the coding sequence ATGACCGCACGCCTGCGCACCCTCGGCGCCGCCGACCGCGACGAGGCGATGGAGTATCTCGCCGCCAGCCCCGTCGAGAACCTTTTCCTCATGTCGAAGCTGAACATGTTCGGCATCGACCGCCGCAGGCTCGGCATTCTCTGCGCCTGGCAGCGCGACGACCAGATCAGCTCCCTGCTGCTCGACGGCGGGACGGCGTGCGTGGCGGGATTCGACCCGGAGGCCCTGCCGGCGTTCGTGACCGAGCTGGGCCCGGTGCGGCGCTGCAGCTCCATCGTCGGGCCGGCCATCAGCGTGCTGGGCCTCTACGTCGGCCTGTCCGGCCGCTGGCCTGGAGGCTGGGGCACGGTCTCCAACATCCGCCGCCGCCAGCCGCTGATGCTGCTGGACCACGTCAGCGACGTGATTCCCGACCCGCGCGTCAGGCTGCTCGGAACCGGTGACTTCGAGAGCTACCTCGAGGCGTCCGTGCACATGTACACCGAGGAGATCGGCTCGTCGCCCTACAAGTTCGGGCCCGGCTACGAGCGGTTCGTGATGGACCGCCTGCAGCGCGGCGACGCCTACGGCATCGTCGAGAACGGCCGGGTGATCTTCAAGGCCGATCTCGGCCCGCAGTACGGGACCCAGGCCCAGCTACAGGGCGTCTGGATCGCGCCCGACCTCCGCGGCACCGGCCTCAGCGTCCCGGCATTGTCCGGGATGCTCGGGCTCGCCATGCGCCGGTACCCGTCGATCAGCCTGTACGTCAACGACTTCAACACCCCGGCGCTCCGCGCCTACGAGCGCCTCGGTTTCGTCGAGGTCAGCGCCTTCGCGACCGTGCACTACTGA
- the ispG gene encoding flavodoxin-dependent (E)-4-hydroxy-3-methylbut-2-enyl-diphosphate synthase has protein sequence MSVNLGMPAAPAPVLTPRRKSRKIKVGSVYVGGDAPISVQSMCTTKTTDINATLQQIAELTATGCDIVRVAVPSQDDAEALPIIAMKSKIPVIADIHFQPKYVFAAIDAGCAAVRVNPGNIRQFDDKVAEIAKAASEAGVSLRIGVNAGSLDKRLLAKYGAPTPEALVESALWEASLFEDVGFYDFKISVKHNDPVVMVRAYELLAEKCDYPLHLGVTEAGPAFQGTIKSSVAFGALLSEGIGDTIRVSLSAPPAEEVKVGLKILESLNLRPRKLDIVSCPSCGRAQVDVYTLAEQVTKGLEGMQAPLRVAVMGCVVNGPGEAREADLGVASGNGKGQIFVKGEVIKTVPEAEIVETLLVEARRLAAEMGEVGAPEVSVS, from the coding sequence ATGTCCGTGAACCTTGGTATGCCCGCCGCGCCCGCGCCCGTGCTGACCCCCCGCCGTAAGTCCCGCAAGATCAAGGTCGGATCGGTCTACGTCGGCGGCGACGCTCCCATCAGCGTGCAGTCGATGTGCACCACCAAGACCACGGACATCAATGCGACGCTGCAGCAGATCGCCGAGCTGACCGCGACCGGCTGCGACATCGTCCGGGTCGCCGTGCCCAGCCAGGATGACGCCGAGGCGCTGCCTATCATCGCGATGAAGTCAAAGATCCCCGTCATCGCCGACATCCACTTCCAGCCGAAGTACGTCTTCGCCGCCATCGACGCCGGATGCGCGGCCGTCCGCGTCAACCCCGGCAACATCCGCCAGTTCGACGACAAGGTCGCCGAGATCGCGAAGGCCGCCTCCGAGGCCGGTGTCAGCCTCCGCATCGGCGTCAACGCGGGATCGCTCGACAAGCGACTGCTCGCCAAGTACGGCGCCCCCACCCCGGAGGCGCTCGTCGAGTCCGCCTTGTGGGAGGCGTCGCTGTTCGAGGACGTCGGCTTCTACGACTTCAAGATCTCCGTCAAGCACAACGACCCCGTCGTGATGGTCCGCGCCTACGAACTGCTCGCCGAGAAATGCGACTACCCGCTGCACCTCGGCGTCACCGAGGCCGGGCCGGCGTTCCAGGGCACCATCAAGTCGTCGGTCGCCTTCGGCGCGCTCCTGAGCGAGGGGATCGGCGACACGATCCGCGTGTCGCTGTCCGCGCCGCCGGCCGAGGAGGTCAAGGTCGGGCTCAAGATCCTCGAGTCGCTCAACCTGCGCCCCCGCAAGCTCGACATCGTGTCCTGCCCCTCCTGCGGCCGCGCCCAGGTCGACGTCTACACGCTCGCCGAGCAGGTCACCAAGGGCCTCGAAGGCATGCAGGCCCCGCTGCGGGTCGCCGTCATGGGCTGCGTCGTCAACGGTCCGGGCGAGGCCCGGGAGGCGGACCTCGGGGTCGCCTCCGGCAACGGCAAGGGTCAGATCTTCGTCAAGGGTGAGGTCATCAAGACCGTCCCCGAGGCCGAGATCGTCGAGACGCTGCTGGTCGAGGCCCGCCGGCTGGCCGCCGAGATGGGCGAGGTCGGCGCGCCGGAGGTCAGCGTCTCCTGA